One genomic region from Curtobacterium sp. 9128 encodes:
- a CDS encoding ROK family transcriptional regulator, with protein sequence MAEHRRGANLPSIGGFNRTVVLDAVRRSPDGLSRVELAGRTGLSAQTVSNVTRFLIDAGMIVESGTIVSGRGKPRTILRLEAGSRFAVGVHVDPAVVTYVLLDLAGTVVGSTTTSTPTADDPEQVVRTMASAVDRLIADAEVDRDSVLGVGIASPGPIDIDAGIVVDPPFLPRWRDVPLRDALAEATGHPVLLEKDVTAAAVGEMFLAGESSARNFAFVYFGTGFGVGLVIDHEPVRGTGANAGDAGHLMVELGVLSGTPDSAADRGEVGSAVAPERLVGIAASRGLDLGVVAPSDVEAVDRAWDALAAAIDDGDETALELAADAGTVMGRAAVLIVNLLDIDRVVFGGPFWSRISAAALPAARAAITGSPLLVPKHPVTVVESDRGADVAAVGAACLVLDAALSPRASALLIRR encoded by the coding sequence ATGGCGGAACACCGGCGCGGCGCGAACCTGCCGTCGATCGGCGGGTTCAACCGCACCGTCGTGCTCGACGCGGTCCGACGGTCGCCCGACGGGCTGAGCCGCGTGGAGCTCGCCGGTCGCACCGGGCTCAGCGCGCAGACGGTGTCGAACGTCACCCGGTTCCTCATCGACGCGGGGATGATCGTCGAGTCGGGCACGATCGTGTCCGGGCGCGGCAAGCCCCGGACCATCCTCCGGCTCGAAGCGGGCAGCCGGTTCGCGGTCGGTGTGCACGTCGACCCGGCCGTCGTCACCTACGTGCTGCTCGACCTCGCCGGCACCGTCGTCGGGTCGACCACCACCTCCACCCCGACCGCCGACGACCCCGAGCAGGTGGTGCGGACGATGGCCTCGGCGGTCGACCGCCTCATCGCGGACGCCGAGGTGGATCGCGACTCCGTGCTCGGTGTCGGCATCGCCAGTCCTGGTCCGATCGACATCGACGCCGGCATCGTCGTCGACCCGCCGTTCCTGCCCCGGTGGCGGGACGTGCCCCTGCGGGACGCCCTCGCCGAGGCCACCGGACACCCCGTGCTCCTCGAGAAGGACGTCACCGCGGCCGCGGTCGGCGAGATGTTCCTGGCAGGGGAGTCGTCGGCCAGGAACTTCGCGTTCGTGTACTTCGGGACCGGGTTCGGCGTCGGGCTCGTCATCGACCACGAACCCGTGCGCGGGACCGGCGCGAACGCGGGAGACGCCGGACACCTGATGGTCGAGCTCGGTGTCCTCAGCGGGACGCCGGACAGCGCTGCCGACCGGGGTGAGGTGGGATCCGCCGTCGCGCCAGAGCGTCTCGTCGGCATCGCCGCATCGCGGGGGCTCGACCTCGGGGTCGTCGCACCGTCGGACGTCGAGGCGGTCGACCGAGCGTGGGACGCGCTGGCGGCGGCCATCGACGACGGGGACGAGACGGCGCTCGAGCTCGCTGCCGACGCCGGCACCGTCATGGGGCGCGCTGCCGTGCTCATCGTGAACCTGCTCGACATCGACCGCGTCGTGTTCGGCGGCCCGTTCTGGTCCCGCATCTCGGCTGCTGCGCTGCCCGCTGCCCGTGCGGCGATCACGGGGTCGCCGCTCCTCGTCCCGAAGCACCCGGTCACCGTCGTGGAGAGCGACCGTGGGGCGGACGTCGCCGCGGTGGGTGCCGCTTGCCTGGTACTCGACGCCGCGTTGTCGCCGCGGGCGAGCGCGTTGCTCATCCGGCGCTGA
- a CDS encoding DUF805 domain-containing protein, with product MTNDSPQPGGVALRDPFYGAPFAEAVRRFWRKYTVFTGRASRAEFWWWWITSLAIGLVLQLVPQIFTPDTAMLENPVGSYLFVLWALATLVGSLALGARRLHDANRSGFWQFLHVLPGIGSLVLFVMFLLPSNPKGTRFDL from the coding sequence ATGACCAACGACAGTCCGCAGCCCGGCGGCGTGGCCCTGCGCGACCCCTTCTACGGAGCGCCCTTCGCCGAGGCCGTCCGGCGCTTCTGGCGGAAGTACACCGTGTTCACCGGGCGGGCGTCACGCGCGGAGTTCTGGTGGTGGTGGATCACCTCGTTGGCCATCGGCCTCGTGCTGCAGCTCGTGCCGCAGATCTTCACGCCGGACACCGCGATGCTCGAGAACCCGGTCGGTTCGTACCTGTTCGTGCTCTGGGCGCTCGCGACGCTCGTCGGTTCGCTCGCGCTGGGCGCCCGCCGGCTCCACGACGCGAACCGTTCCGGCTTCTGGCAGTTCCTGCACGTGCTCCCCGGCATCGGGTCGCTCGTCCTCTTCGTGATGTTCCTGCTGCCGTCGAACCCGAAGGGCACCCGCTTCGACCTCTAG
- a CDS encoding MGMT family protein — protein MEPAAPLEPAAPIDDFGIAVAEVVRTIPPGRVMTYGDVAAALGSKASRAVGKVMAHEGADLPWWRVVRSGGLPPVHHEARALEQYRVEGTPLTWRDTTWRLDMRRARWSPDAGGPDHTGHDERDPNFPRDPF, from the coding sequence GTGGAACCGGCAGCACCGCTGGAACCGGCAGCACCGATCGACGACTTCGGCATCGCCGTGGCCGAGGTGGTGCGCACGATCCCACCGGGTCGCGTGATGACCTACGGCGACGTCGCCGCAGCCCTCGGTTCGAAGGCGTCCCGCGCCGTCGGCAAGGTGATGGCGCACGAGGGCGCAGACCTGCCGTGGTGGCGCGTGGTGCGGTCCGGCGGGCTCCCGCCCGTCCACCACGAGGCGCGCGCGCTCGAGCAGTACCGGGTCGAGGGCACGCCGCTCACGTGGCGCGACACGACCTGGAGGCTCGACATGCGTCGGGCGCGCTGGTCACCCGACGCGGGTGGTCCGGACCACACCGGTCACGACGAGCGCGACCCGAACTTCCCCCGCGACCCGTTCTAG
- a CDS encoding GNAT family N-acetyltransferase → MTDLRLEELSAATAAAANSLTLKPGQEQFVQPTTYGVAESDVKPSASWPRVVLDGDEVVGLIIGSFDAENPQEELQACIWRVNVSATAQGRGIGRFAVHGLADEARSRGFERLTVVYEPGEGSPEDFFRAVGFDVVRETQYGDHFAVLSL, encoded by the coding sequence ATGACGGACCTCCGCCTCGAAGAACTCTCCGCAGCGACCGCCGCCGCGGCCAACTCCCTGACGCTCAAGCCGGGGCAGGAGCAGTTCGTGCAGCCCACGACCTACGGCGTCGCCGAGTCCGACGTCAAGCCGAGCGCGTCGTGGCCCCGTGTCGTGCTCGACGGCGACGAGGTCGTCGGACTGATCATCGGCAGCTTCGACGCCGAGAACCCGCAGGAGGAACTGCAGGCGTGCATCTGGCGTGTCAACGTGTCCGCCACCGCACAGGGCAGGGGCATCGGGCGTTTCGCGGTGCACGGTCTCGCGGACGAGGCCCGCAGCCGCGGCTTCGAACGCCTCACCGTCGTGTACGAGCCCGGCGAGGGCAGCCCCGAGGACTTCTTCCGCGCGGTCGGCTTCGACGTCGTCCGCGAGACCCAGTACGGCGACCACTTCGCGGTGCTCTCGCTGTAG
- a CDS encoding ABC transporter ATP-binding protein → MSQHDNRPVGTTDRLGGSAPVTDDAADTQTAAPITASITTLGVRGEEREDFTKAESKRLRRRSLALLGSLAAPLKLRLVLLGIVVVVSTGGQVAGPALIAWGIDNALPAVLDQNDWVPAFGVVATYIVVAVAGAVLTAWYTVLAARISQAILFDLRKRVFLHTQRLSLEFHETYTSGRIISRQTSDLDSIRELLDSGLNQLIQGVLYMGFTAVALVSLDPTSGLVLAVSLVPLWFLIRWFQTNSQTLFRATRVTSARVIVHFVETMTGIRAVQAFRKESRNRDEYGGYVEDYRVANTKVFNLFGTFDPVLVLIGNATLAAVVIVGGFRVVGGTLEVGALLAVALYAKRFFDPAQELAMFYNGYQSASAAMEKISGVLEERPSVPEPVKPTKLADAHGKMDFDDVVFAYNKGKVVLPEFDLHIPAGQTIALVGSTGAGKSTLAKLMARFYDPSQGSVKLDGVDLRDLDSRDMRRAIVMVTQEAYLFSGTVADNIALGKPGAERHEIEAAAKAVGAHEFIMALPDGYDTDVNKRGGRVSAGQRQLLSFARAFIADPKVLILDEATASLDIPSERLVQEGLETLLADRTAVIIAHRLSTVAIAHRVLVMEYGKIVEDGTPDDLIAGTGRFAQLHAAWRDSLV, encoded by the coding sequence ATGAGCCAGCACGACAACCGTCCCGTCGGCACGACCGACCGGCTTGGAGGCTCGGCACCGGTCACCGACGACGCTGCGGACACGCAGACTGCCGCGCCGATCACCGCATCCATCACCACCCTGGGCGTGCGCGGCGAGGAGCGCGAGGACTTCACCAAGGCGGAGAGCAAGCGCCTGCGGCGCCGCTCCCTCGCCCTGCTCGGGTCGCTCGCGGCTCCGCTGAAGCTCCGGCTCGTCCTGCTCGGCATCGTCGTGGTGGTGTCGACGGGCGGGCAGGTCGCCGGCCCGGCACTCATCGCGTGGGGCATCGACAACGCTCTGCCGGCGGTGCTCGACCAGAACGACTGGGTGCCGGCGTTCGGCGTCGTCGCGACCTACATCGTTGTGGCGGTCGCCGGTGCGGTGCTCACCGCGTGGTACACCGTGCTCGCGGCGCGCATCAGCCAGGCGATCCTGTTCGACCTCCGCAAGCGGGTGTTCCTGCACACGCAGCGGCTGTCGCTCGAGTTCCACGAGACGTACACGTCCGGCCGGATCATCTCCCGCCAGACGAGCGACCTGGACTCCATCCGCGAGCTGCTCGACTCCGGGCTGAACCAGCTCATCCAGGGCGTGCTGTACATGGGGTTCACCGCGGTGGCCCTCGTCTCGCTCGACCCGACGTCCGGGCTGGTGCTCGCGGTGTCGCTCGTCCCGCTCTGGTTCCTGATCCGCTGGTTCCAGACGAACTCGCAGACGCTGTTCCGGGCGACCCGTGTCACGTCGGCACGGGTGATCGTGCACTTCGTCGAGACGATGACCGGCATCAGGGCGGTGCAGGCGTTCCGCAAGGAGTCGCGCAACCGGGACGAGTACGGCGGCTACGTCGAGGACTACCGGGTGGCGAACACGAAGGTGTTCAACCTGTTCGGGACGTTCGACCCGGTGCTCGTGCTCATCGGCAACGCGACGCTCGCCGCCGTGGTCATCGTCGGTGGCTTCCGGGTCGTCGGCGGGACGCTCGAGGTCGGTGCGCTGCTCGCGGTGGCGCTGTACGCCAAGCGCTTCTTCGACCCGGCGCAGGAACTCGCGATGTTCTACAACGGGTACCAGTCGGCATCGGCGGCGATGGAGAAGATCTCCGGCGTCCTCGAGGAACGGCCGAGCGTGCCGGAGCCCGTGAAGCCGACGAAGCTCGCCGACGCCCACGGCAAGATGGACTTCGACGACGTCGTGTTCGCCTACAACAAGGGCAAGGTCGTGCTCCCGGAGTTCGACCTGCACATCCCGGCAGGGCAGACCATCGCGCTCGTCGGGTCCACCGGTGCGGGGAAGTCGACGCTCGCGAAGCTGATGGCGCGCTTCTACGACCCGTCGCAGGGGTCCGTGAAGCTCGACGGCGTCGACCTCCGCGACCTCGACTCGCGGGACATGCGCCGTGCGATCGTCATGGTGACGCAAGAGGCGTACCTGTTCTCCGGGACCGTGGCGGACAACATCGCGCTCGGCAAGCCGGGGGCGGAGCGCCACGAGATCGAGGCCGCGGCGAAGGCCGTCGGCGCGCACGAGTTCATCATGGCGCTCCCAGACGGGTACGACACCGACGTGAACAAGCGCGGCGGTCGTGTCTCGGCGGGCCAGCGGCAGCTGCTCTCGTTCGCCCGGGCGTTCATCGCGGACCCGAAGGTGCTCATCCTCGACGAGGCCACGGCGTCGCTCGACATCCCGTCCGAGCGACTCGTGCAGGAGGGCCTCGAGACGCTGCTCGCCGACCGGACCGCGGTGATCATCGCGCACCGGTTGTCGACCGTGGCGATCGCCCACCGGGTGCTCGTGATGGAGTACGGCAAGATCGTCGAGGACGGCACGCCGGACGACCTGATCGCGGGCACCGGGCGCTTCGCCCAGCTGCACGCGGCCTGGCGCGACTCGCTGGTGTAG